In a genomic window of Zingiber officinale cultivar Zhangliang chromosome 9B, Zo_v1.1, whole genome shotgun sequence:
- the LOC122024314 gene encoding early nodulin-like protein 1: MNKQSSIYIRLARRLCFEQLPPESMERRPFDLLVLLLAVLLTASATSSMAYTFYVGGRDGWVANPSESYDAWAGRNRFRVNDTLVFRPGGGGGGGGGGGDSVLVVSKPDYDACNVSSPLQTLQGGNSPATFAFDRSGPFFFISSVAENCRRGQRVVVVVLAVRNNRPSTPPPAPPASPPSPSLPLPPPSSSPAPSVSSTPPAPPPASTPPLPPSSSSPSPSVMASAPSPTSTSPPASSPSSSSPSASVTAPAPSSTTSSPSAQPPASSPTSLSPPSSSPSPSVTAPAPSSATSSPPAPSPASLLTPSSSPQPSSSTTASAPSSPTSTPPAPLATSPGSGNSSSGSEVSPPPPPPSSSTALQAKFTLQLLAAALCGAFLL; the protein is encoded by the exons ATGAACAAACAGAGCTCTATTTATATCCGGTTGGCTCGACGACTCTGCTTTGAGCAGCTCCCGCCGGAATCCATGGAGAGGAGGCCATTcgatcttcttgttcttcttctcgcAGTGCTTCTGACGGCGTCGGCGACTTCGTCCATGGCGTACACCTTCTACGTCGGCGGAAGAGACGGCTGGGTCGCGAATCCGTCGGAGAGCTACGACGCCTGGGCCGGCAGGAACCGGTTCCGAGTCAACGACACGCTCG TGTTCAGgcccggcggcggcggcggcggcggcggcggaggaggagaTTCTGTTCTGGTGGTGTCGAAGCCGGACTACGACGCGTGCAACGTGAGCAGCCCGTTACAGACGCTGCAGGGTGGGAACTCGCCGGCGACGTTCGCGTTTGACCGCTCGGGGCCGTTCTTCTTCATCAGCAGCGTGGCGGAGAACTGCCGGAGGGGGCAGAGGGTGGTGGTGGTCGTCTTGGCCGTGAGGAACAACCGGCCGAGCACCCCTCCGCCGGCGCCGCCAGCTTCTCCTCCCTCGCCGTCGCTTCCTCTGCCtcccccttcttcctctcctgcTCCGTCCGTAAGTAGTACTCCTCCAGCTCCGCCACCGGCGTCCACTCCTCCTCTTCCGCCTTCTTCCTCTTCGCCGTCGCCTTCTGTTATGGCATCGGCTCCGTCGCCCACAAGTACTAGTCCACCGGcgtcctctccttcttcctcttcgccGTCGGCTTCTGTTACGGCACCGGCTCCGTCGTCCACAACTAGTTCACCTTCCGCTCAGCCACCGGCGTCCTCCCCTACTTCTCTTTCACCTCCTTCCTCTTCGCCGTCGCCTTCTGTTACGGCACCGGCTCCGTCGTCCGCAACCAGTTCACCTCCAGCTCCGTCACCGGCCTCCCTTCTTACTCCCTCCTCATCGCCGCAGCCTTCTAGTTCTACCACCGCTTCTGCTCCCTCGTCCCCTACTAGCACACCTCCAGCTCCACTAGCTACGTCACCGGGTTCTGGGAACTCTTCATCGGGAAGCGAGgtgtcgccgccgccgccgccaccgagCTCCTCCACCGCGCTGCAGGCAAAATTCACTCTCCAGCTGCTCGCCGCGGCCCTCTGCGGCGCCTTCCTCCTCTGA
- the LOC122022700 gene encoding probable LRR receptor-like serine/threonine-protein kinase At1g07650 — MKMSTTAICFELLLLASCLLFSSVFPVAFGAKTPRIHPNEKNLLKRISTKLNIDWNFELDPCSRIGNWSFQGDKSVERKVDCDCSFNSNSVCHIVNISLKAQNLSGAIPKEFGSLRYLQQLDLSRNVLNGTVPDEWKNMRLQGLSLMGNRLSGPFPLVLTKITSLTNVSIEGNLFHGPLPPDLGNLVHMEKFVISSNNFTGEIPRELAEMTNLTDLRISNTNLTGRLPNFVKLLKKLEKLHIQGCRLEGPIPSGISYLTSLNDLRISDLRGNISSAFPDLGDMETLKTLILRNCSIRGNIPPYIGDMEKLKNLDLSFNQLSGEIPSSFSKLQKVDFIYLTGNLLTGNIPGWILSRNKNADASFNNFTFGGSGPMQCPQGSVNLAESYSHSADNVNTVQPCLKRNFPCSSSSNQYSLHINCGGKEVTVNGIKYEADTEERGASELYLSTNWAFSSTGNFMDNDIDADNYIAKNLSELSMPNSQLYTRARLSPLSLTYYGLCLMKGSYTVKLHFAEIVFTDDNTFQSLGKRVFNVFIQDNLVSEDFNIEDAARGSGKPIIKSFNASVSDNTLKIKFYWSGKGTTGIPSRGIYGPLISAISVTPNFQPPPAIKSSIKKKLHSIIIAVVIALVFLIVLFILGIWRKKRQNILYKELGALDLQTGCFTLRQIKAATKNFDSANKIGEGGFGSVYKGLLSDGTIIAVKQLSSRSKQGNREFINEIGMVSALQHPNLVKLYGCCMEGNQLLLIYEYMENNCLSRALFGKGVKHKIKLDWSTRCKICIGIARGLVYLHEESRIRIVHRDIKASNVLLDGDLNAKISDFGLAKLYEEDHTHISTRIAGTIGYMAPEYAMRGYLTDKADVYSFGIVALELVSGKSNTSYRPKDEFVNLLDWACVLHDRGNLMELVDPDLGSAYPKDEVILMLNVALLCTNSSPTLRPTMSKVVSLLEGQTPIQPFLLKVSASANSLRSGGFTRTFRQNSGESQSLMVHASSIDAASNHFDPEDDVSFQLLAGSIHNTERDLLQF; from the exons ATGAAGATGTCAACAACTGCGATCTGCTTTGAGCTGTTGTTGTTAGCTAGCTGCTTGCTGTTTTCTAGTGTCTTTCCTGTCGCATTTGGGGCGAAAACTCCCAGGATTCACCCGAATGAGA AGAATTTGCTGAAGCGGATTTCTACCAAACTGAACATAGATTGGAACTTCGAATTGGACCCCTGCAGCAGAATCGGAAACTGGAGTTTTCAGGGAGATAAAAGCGTCGAGAGGAAGGTCGACTGCGACTGCTCCTTCAATAGCAACTCCGTGTGCCACATTGTTAACAT TTCGCTGAAGGCCCAGAATCTTTCGGGCGCCATCCCTAAAGAGTTTGGTAGTCTTCGCTACCTCCAACAATT GGATTTGAGTCGCAATGTCCTCAATGGCACCGTTCCTGATGAATGGAAGAATATGCGGCTGCAAGGCTT GTCCTTAATGGGGAACCGCCTCTCTGGGCCATTTCCGCTTGTCCTCACAAAGATTACCAGTTTAACTAATGT AAGCATTGAGGGGAATCTCTTTCATGGGCCACTGCCACCGGACCTCGGAAACCTTGTTCACATGGAGAAATT TGTTATATCCTCCAATAACTTCACTGGAGAAATTCCCAGAGAACTTGCTGAGATGACAAACTTAACTGATCT GAGGATCTCCAATACCAATTTAACTGGCAGACTACCTAATTTTGTAAAGCTCTTGAAGAAGCTTGAAAAGTT GCACATCCAAGGATGCCGTTTGGAAGGACCCATACCCTCTGGAATTTCATATTTAACGAGCCTCAATGATCT GAGGATTAGTGACTTAAGAGGAAATATTTCATCTGCATTCCCAGATTTGGGAGACATGGAGACATTGAAAACTTT GATACTAAGGAATTGTTCTATTCGTGGAAATATACCGCCTTACATTGGGGATATGGAGAAGCTTAAAAactt AGATTTAAGCTTTAACCAATTATCTGGAGAGATCCCAAGCTCCTTTTCGAAGTTGCAAAAAGTGGATTTCAT TTATTTGACTGGTAATTTGCTTACTGGTAATATCCCCGGTTGGATCCTGAGCAGAAACAAGAATGC GGATGCCTCATTCAATAACTTCACTTTTGGAGGCTCAGGTCCTATGCAATGTCCTCAAGGGAGTGT TAACCTGGCAGAGAGCTACTCACATTCCGCTGACAACGT GAATACAGTCCAGCCATGCTTGAAAAGGAATTTTCCCTGCAGTTCATCCTCCA ATCAATAttctttgcatatcaattgtggAGGAAAAGAAGTTACTGTCAATGGAATCAAATATGAAGCTGATACAGAGGAAAGAGGTGCCTCAGAATTGTATCTAAGTACAAACTGGGCATTCAGTAGTACTGGGAACTTCATGGACAATGATATTGATGCTGACAATTATATTGCTAAAAATTTGTCTGAACTTTCCATGCCAAATTCACAGCTGTACACTAGAGCGCGTCTTTCTCCTCTTTCACTCACTTACTATGGTCTTTGTTTAATGAAAGGGAGTTATACAGTAAAACTTCATTTTGCGGAAATAGTTTTCACTGATGACAATACATTTCAAAGCCTTGGAAAGCGTGTATTCAATGTCTTTATTCAG GATAATTTGGTGTCGGAGGATTTCAACATTGAAGATGCTGCCAGAGGATCTGGAAAACCTATTATTAAGAGTTTCAATGCTTCTGTCTCTGATAATACCTTGAAGATCAAATTTTATTGGTCTGGGAAAGGGACAACAGGCATCCCAAGTAGAGGAATCTACGGTCCTCTGATATCAGCCATCTCTGTGACACCTA ATTTCCAGCCACCACCAGCTATTAAATCTTCCATTAAGAAAAAGCTCCATAGTATTATCATTGCTGTGGTTATCGCTCTGGTGTTTCTAATAGTTCTGTTTATTCTTGGCATTTGGAGGAAGAAGAGACAGAATATCTTGTACAAAG AACTTGGAGCTCTCGACCTGCAAACTGGATGTTTTACCTTACGCCAAATCAAAGCAGCAACAAAGAATTTTGATTCTGCAAATAAGATAGGGGAAGGTGGATTTGGTTCAGTTTACAAG GGTTTGTTATCCGATGGTACGATAATTGCTGTTAAGCAGCTTTCATCCAGATCCAAGCAAGGAAACCGTGAGTTCATCAACGAAATAGGCATGGTTTCTGCCTTGCAGCATCCTAATCTTGTGAAGCTTTATGGATGTTGTATGGAAGGCAACCAACTCTTGTTGATTTACGAGTATATGGAGAATAACTGTCTTTCCCGTGCACTATTCG GCAAAGGAGTAAAGCACAAAATAAAGCTGGATTGGTCGACAAGATGCAAGATTTGTATCGGAATAGCCAGAGGACTTGTATATCTTCATGAGGAGTCCAGAATAAGGATTGTACACCGAGACATCAAAGCTAGCAATGTATTGCTAGATGGTGACCTCAATGCCAAGATTTCTGATTTTGGTCTTGCTAAGCTTTATGAGGAAGACCATACTCACATCAGCACTCGAATAGCTGGAACGAT AGGTTATATGGCTCCTGAATACGCAATGCGAGGTTATTTGACAGATAAAGCCGATGTATACAGTTTTGGCATTGTTGCTCTAGAACTCGTGAGTGGAAAAAGCAACACAAGCTACCGGCCGAAGGATGAATTTGTGAATCTTCTTGACTGG GCGTGTGTTCTACACGATAGAGGCAATCTTATGGAACTGGTAGATCCTGATCTTGGATCAGCCTACCCGAAGGACGAGGTGATTCTAATGTTGAATGTGGCTCTTCTGTGCACTAACTCATCGCCCACACTCAGACCGACCATGTCGAAGGTGGTGAGCCTGCTTGAGGGTCAGACCCCTATCCAACCATTTCTCTTGAAAGTCAGCGCATCAGCTAACAGCTTGAGATCCGGAGGGTTTACAAGAACTTTCCGACAGAATTCAGGCGAAAGCCAAAGCCTCATGGTCCATGCTTCGAGTATAGATGCTGCGTCCAATCACTTCGACCCCGAGGATGATGTGAGCTTCCAACTACTCGCAGGATCCATTCACAACACCGAAAGGGACTTGCTCCAGTTTTGA